From the genome of Nicotiana sylvestris chromosome 2, ASM39365v2, whole genome shotgun sequence, one region includes:
- the LOC138884381 gene encoding uncharacterized protein, giving the protein MEAPRPPPPFPQRLQKKNDDRMFTKFLSMLSQVQLNISLVDVLREIPKYAKYIKDIVAHKRRLTEFETVALTEECTSRVQNKLPQKLKDPTSFTIPVRIGNIDVGRVLCDLGARINLMPLLGNSANFIILDYEADELVPIILGRPLLATGDAIIKVREGKIILRVYDEEAVFNVYRAIQLPRHYEELSMIFVVEADSRFIIRVYI; this is encoded by the exons ATGGAGGCCCCAAGACCACCACCCCCTTTTCcccaaagattgcagaaaaagaatgatgatcgcatgttcaCAAAATTCCTCTCTATGTTGAGCCAGGTTCAATTGAATATCTCACTTGTTGATGTGCTTCGTGAAATTCCAAAGTATGCTAAATACATAAAagatatagtggctcacaagagaAGACTAACTGAATTTGAGACTGTggcacttactgaggagtgcacttcaagggtccaaaataagctccctcaaaagcttaaggatcccACCAGCTTCACGATTCCTGTACGCATTGGCAATATTGATGTGGGTCGTGTCCTTTGCGATTTGGGGGCGAGAATAAATCTAATGCCCCT ATTGGGAAATTCTGCTAATTTCATTATCCTCGATTATGAGGCTGATGAactggttccaatcatattggggcgACCTCTCTTAGCTACTGGTGATGCAATTATCAAAGTGAGAGAGGGAAAGATAATTTTGAGGGTATATGACGAGGAAGCAGTTTTTAATGTCTACAGAGCAATCCAACTTCCCCGTCACTATGAGGAGCTCTCAATGATATTTGTTGTTGAGGCCGATAGCAGATTCATTATCCGAGTGTATATCTAG
- the LOC138884383 gene encoding uncharacterized protein produces MRRSRSANNFLPLDPEIERTLHRLRREVDVRTRIERELDSEVQPQPIEMAGNEERAVIEAARPSLANMTQAIVKPDITGHFELKQYMVQLIQSTGLFLGLPHEDPQRHIQNFLEITDTYNYPNVSKDYVRLTLFPFSLIGEAKEWLNKEPANSIRTWDDLARKFLIKFFPTKKTKVLRSQILGFEQRAGETLRQAWERYKKMLRDCPHHCQTDEVLGHTFVDGLDDASKMNLDSACGGSCMARPYSEIQILLNNFTANDNNWKGEGDSRKAVKQKSVGLLELDEVSATRADIAKLANQMTRMTMQQPQTMQHVQQMTICYELCGDSHMSDMCTTNPESIYYVGKQNRGPPNQHAQYGNSYNPNWRNHPNFSWGGNQQNQNQHRPQGNFNQPQRPPQQMEESTNDLLKKLLIDNQQLRTDFRNLERQMGQLATNQNTRPAGALPSDIEKNPQVNAVTLRNGRELEEVPKNKKDKTIPDGELIPKVT; encoded by the coding sequence ATGCGAAGAAGTAGAAGCGCAAACAATTTCCTTCCTCTCGATCCCGAAATTGAACGAACACTTCACAGATTGAGGAGGGAGGTGGACGTGAGAACTAGAattgaaagagagttggacagcgaagttcaaccacagccaatTGAGATGGCAGGTAATGAGGAACGCGCGGTGATTGAAGCCGCAAGGCCCAGTCtggctaatatgactcaggctattgtgaagcctgacATCACTGGGCACTTTGAGCTGAAACAATACATGGTGCAGCTGATCCAATCCACAGGGCTATTTTTGGGTTTACCTCATGAAGACCCGCAGAGGCACATTCAAAATTTCTTGGAAATTACGGATACCTACAACTATCCGAacgtttccaaggactatgtcaggctgacACTTTTCCCCTTTTCACTGATTGGGGAAGCTAAGGAGTGGTTGAATAAAGAGCCAGCAAATTCAATCcgcacatgggatgatctggcgaggaaattcttaatcaagtttttccccactaagAAAACAAAGGTATTGAGGAGTCAAATTCTTGGGTTTGAACAACGAGCGGGCGAGACATTGCGTCAAGCATGGGAAAGGTACAAGAAGATGCTCAGAGACTGTCCTCATCATTGCCAGACGGACGAGGTATTGGGTCACACTTTTGTAGATGGGTTAGATGATgcttcaaagatgaatcttgattccGCTTGTGGGGGTAGTTGCATGGCCAGACCGTACAGTGAAATCCAAATCTTGTTGAATAACTTCACTGCTAATGATAATAACTGGAAAGGTGAGGGTGATTCACGAAAGGCAGTTAAGCAAAAATCAGTTGGGTTACTTGAGTTAGACGAAGTGTCAGCCACGAGAGCCGATATTGCAAAGCTGGCCAATCAGATGACTAGGATGACAATGCAGCAACCACAGACAATGCAACACGTACAACAGATGACTATTTGCTATGAACTCTGTGGCGACAGTCATATGAGTGATATGTGCACCACGAATCCAGAATCTATCTATTATGTGGGGAAACAGAACAGAGGTCCGCCGAATCAGCATGCACAATACGGGAATTCTTACAatccaaattggaggaatcatcccaACTTCTCATGGGGTGGAAATCAGCAGAATCAGAATCAACATAGACCCCAAGGGAATTTCAATCAGCCTCAGAGACCACCCCAACAAATGGAAGAAAGTACTAATGATCTGCTAAAGAAGttgttgattgacaatcagcAACTCAGGACCGACTTCAGAAATCTTGAAAGGCAAATGGGGCAGTTAGCAACAAATCAAAACACTAGACCTGCAGGCGCCCTCCCCAGTGATATAGAAAAGAACCCTCAAGTGAATGCAGTTACACTTAGAAACGGGAGGGAGCTAGAGGAGGtgccaaagaataagaaagacAAGACCATACCTGATGGAGAGTTGATCCCTAAAGTGACTTAA